Proteins from one Salmo salar chromosome ssa07, Ssal_v3.1, whole genome shotgun sequence genomic window:
- the LOC106608664 gene encoding LOW QUALITY PROTEIN: activated CDC42 kinase 1-like (The sequence of the model RefSeq protein was modified relative to this genomic sequence to represent the inferred CDS: deleted 2 bases in 1 codon), whose protein sequence is MLSAVVSCRVMLMDQDTQWLYHLLAEVQLERFYLRVRDGLNITRIEHFDYVKESDLEQIGISKPGQRRLWDAVKRYKITMRPKSWITKVFSGRGPEGGDQWGSMGQGQETGGRALTCLIQDSELSLGEKLGMGSFGVVKRGEWQTPTGRVLPVAVKTLRSSLSRQTDTLTDFLQEVTTMQSLDHPNIIRLYGVVLTQPLKMVTEVACLGSLYDTLRSRQYEYPLARLWLFATQIAMGMEYLESRRFIHRDLAARNVLLASREMVKIGDFGLMRGLSQEKDHYIMTAHRRIPFAWCAPESLRLGSFTHSSDVWMFGVLLWEMFTYCEEPWLGLSGRQILWRVEREGERMERPPDCPQELYSVMRKCWACTPSDRPTFSQLTTLVAEAQPIEVRAVRDFAEPRKLTLLSNDLVTVIDHGLELCEWKGQNQRTLMVGWFPPSLAAPSSTPTPPAAPGPPASSLISPPLKGSLQHTGHGDTHPDRSWGTPERLDESVNWRSSPANRGREEEGSNLQKMSGMTRSLESVLSDPQSWTQTVVGVRVDPRRGPIPAMVGMQQDIRRFSDASITPPGSPPPPNPKNFKIHQVVSRDQRPTANPAPGTSWPPQPPAHPQQQMLQPAQPQPQPPQTMGGSNLGKMAHMARSTPALDNIGDKERDQEKERVARERERERYPPQVQRTREAVIAQVMEAVHGVTNEEVRNALRRNEWNPVRAQQQLKMEQLYSLSLCSRDDCVMILSRYQWNLQQASRYLIRMVREDRTGGGERKRKDGERGTPPAAMERRGGV, encoded by the exons ATGTTGAG TGCTGTGGTGTCCTGTAGGGTCATGCTGATGGACCAGGACACTCAGTGGCTGTACCACCTCCTGGCCGAGGTCCAGTTGGAGAGGTTCTACCTGCGTGTCCGGGACGGACTCAACATCACACGCATAGAGCACTTCGACTATGTCAAGGAGTCTGACCTCGAGCAGATCGGCATCAGCAAACCAG GACAGAGAAGATTATGGGATGCTGTGAAACGGTACAAGATCACCATGAGACCAAAGTCATGGATCACCAAG GTCTTCAGTGGCCGTGGTCCGGAGGGCGGTGACCAATGGGGCAGTATGGGGCAGGGCCAGGAAACAGGAGGGCGGGCACTCACCTGTCTGATCCAGGACAGTGAACTATCTCTAGGGGAGAAGCTGGGCATGGGCTCCTTCGGTGTGGTGAAGAGGGGAGAGTGGCAGACCCCCACTGGGAGAGTG CTGCCAGTGGCGGTGAAGACTCTGAGGAGTAGCCTGTCCAGACAGACGGACACGCTGACAGACTTCCTCCAGGAGGTGACCACCATGCAGTCTCTAGACCACCCAAACATCATCCGCCTCTACGGAGTGGTGCTCACACAGCCCCTTAAGATG GTGACAGAGGTGGCATGTCTGGGATCCCTGTATGACACGCTGCGCTCTCGTCAGTACGAGTACCCCCTGGCGCGCCTCTGGCTCTTCGCCACCCAGATAGCAATGGGCATGGAGTACCTGGAGAGTCGCAG GTTCATTCACAGGGATCTGGCTGCCCGGAACGTTCTGCTGGCATCCAGGGAGATGGTGAAGATCGGGGACTTTGGGCTGATGAGGGGCCTGAGTCAGGAGAAGGACCACTACATTATGACAGCCCACAGACGCATCCCCTTTGCCTG GTGTGCCCCAGAGAGTCTGCGTTTGGGCTCCTTCACCCATTCCTCTGACGTGTGGATGTTTGGGGTCCTCCTCTGGGAGATGTTCACCTATTGTGAGGAGCCTTGGCTGGGGCTATCTGGCAGACAG ATCCTGTGGAGGGTGGAGCGGGAGGGAGAGCGTATGGAGAGACCCCCTGACTGTCCTCAGGAACTCTACTCTGTCATGAGGAAGTGTTGGGCCTGCACCCCATCCGACCGACCCACTTTCTCCCAGCTCACCACTCTGGTGGCAGAG gCTCAGCCTATAGAGGTGCGTGCTGTGAGGGACTTTGCGGAACCTAGGAAACTCACTCTGCTATCCAACGACCTAGTGACCGTCATAGACCATGG TCTGGAGCTGTGTGAGTGGAAGGGTCAGAACCAGAGGACCCTGATGGTGGGCTGGTTCCCCCCGAGCCTGGCTGCCCCCAGCAGCACTCCTACTCCTCCCGCTGCCCCTGGTCCTCCTGCCTCCAgcctcatctctccccctctgaaGGGCAGTCTGCAGCACACAGGGCATGGAGACACCCACCCCGACCGTAGCTGGGGCACCCCGGAGCGCCTCGATGA GAGCGTAAACTGGAGGAGCAGCCCAGCAAACAGAGGTCGAGAGGAAGAGGGCTCCAACTTACAGAAAATGTCAG GTATGACCAGGAGTCTGGAGTCTGTCCTGAGCGATCCCCAGAGCTGGACTCAGACGGTAGTAGGGGTCAGGGTGGACCCCCGTCGTGGACCCATCCCCGCCATGGTGGGGATGCAGCAGGACATCCGTAGGTTCAGCGACGCCAGCATCACCCCCCCCGGCTCGCCC CCCCCACCCAACCCCAAAAACTTCAAGATCCACCAGGTGGTGAGCCGAGATCAGAGGCCTACTGCAAATCCAGCCCCAGGCACCTCATGGCCTCCACAGCCTCCAGCACATCCACAGCAGCAGATGCTACAGCcagcccagcctcagccccaaCCACCGCAGACCATGGGAGGAAGCAATCTGGGCAAGATGGCCCACATGGCACGGTCAACACCAGCACTGGATAACATTGGGGACAAGGAGAGGGATCAAGAAAAGGAGAGGGTGGCgagggaacgagagagggagaggtacccGCCTCAAGTGCAACGCACTAGGGAAGCCGTCATAGCACAG GTCATGGAGGCGGTGCATGGAGTAACCAATGAGGAGGTTCGTAACGCACTTCGCCGCAATGAGTGGAACCCTGTAAGGGCCCAGCAACAACTCAAG atgGAGCAGCTGTACTCTCTGAGCCTGTGTTCTCGTGATGACTGCGTCATGATCCTGTCCCGCTACCAGTGGAATCTACAGCAGGCCAGTCGCTACCTGATCAGAATGGTACGGGAGGacaggactggaggaggagagaggaagaggaaggatggagagagagggacaccccCTGCTGCCATGGAGAGACGGGGAGGAGTATGA